GGTTCCCAGATCAACACGGACAACGCCGTCACCCGGCTGGCCAGCGCGGTGTCCCGGATCGGGGAGTACCGGTGGCCGCTGGAGCTGACTCCCACAACCCGGCAGTTCCTGGACGGCGTGACGGAACTCACGGGCGTCGAATTCGATCCAGACGATCCGGACAAGATCCTCAAGGAACTTGGTACCGTGGCCCGCTTTGTCGGTGCCACGCTGCAGAACACCACCAACCCCACCCTGCTTAAAGGCGGTTACAAGCACAATGTGATCCCCGAATCTGCGGAGGCCCTCATCGACTGCCGCACCCTGCCCGGGCAGGAGCAGCAGGTCCTTGAAATCGTCCGCGAACTCGCAGGCAAGGGCGTCGACGTCAGCTACGTCCACAACGATGTCTCCCTCGAAGTTCCGTTCGCCGGCAACCTCGTGGATGCCATGATTGATGCGCTGCACTCGGAGGACCCGGGCGCGAAGGTTTTGCCGTACACCCTCTCCGGCGGCACGGACAACAAGTCCCTAAGCCGGCTCGGCATCACCGGCTACGGCTTCGCCCCGCTCCAGCTCCCGGACGAACTGGACTTCACCGGAATGTTCCACGGCGTGGACGAACGAGTCCCCACCGAGTCCCTGAAGTTCGGCTCGCGGGTGCTGGACACCCTGCTCACCAACTACTAGACACCCGAAAGGCACCGCGCATGCGCCCCGAAGACGTGCTGTCCGACGCCCTGCTGGACCGGATCCGCGGCCGCGCCGCCGGCTACGACCGGGACAACGCCTTTTTCCACGAGGACCTGGCGGACCTGGCCGCGGCCGGCTACCTGAAGATATTCGTGCCCGAGTCCGACGGCGGCTTCGGACTCGGGCTCGCGGCGGCAGCCGCGCTCCAGCGCCGGCTGGCGACGGCCGCGCCGGCCACCGCACTGGCAATCAACATGCACCTGGTGTGGACCGGCGTCGCGCATGTTTTGGCGGCCCGCGGTGATTCGTCGCTGGACTATGTCCTGAAGGAAGCCGGCCAGGGGGAGATCTTCGCGTTCGGAAACTCGGAGCCCGGCAACGACTCGGTGCTCTTTGATTCGCGCACCACAGCTGTTCCGCAGGCCGGCGGCGGCTACGCCTTCACCGGCCGAAAGATCTTCACCAGCCTCTCACCGGTGTGGACCCGGCTCGGGATCTTTGGAAAGGACTCCGCCGCCGCGGACGGCGCGGGGCAACTGGTCCACGGTTTTATCACCAGGGAGACCCCGGGCTACGAAATCCTGCCCGACTGGGACACGCTGGGCATGCGGGCCAGCCAATCGAACACAACGGTCCTGGCGGACGCCGTGGTGCCCCCGGAGCGGATCTTCCGGAAGTTGCCGGTAGGCCCGAACGCCGATCCGCTGATCTTCGCCATCTTCGCGTGCTTCGAGACGCTCCTTGCCGCGGTGTACACCGGCATCGGCGAACGCGCCCTGTCCCTGGGCGTCCAGGCCGTTAAGCGACGGACGTCGTTCAAAAACGGCGGGCGAAGCTACGCCCAGGACCCTGACATCCGCTGGAAGGTGGCCGACGCAGCGATGGCGATGGACGCGCTATACCCGCAGCTGGCCAGCGTCGCGACGGACGTCGACTCGCTTGCCGATCACGGCGGCCAGTGGTTCCCGAAACTGGTCGGTCTGAAAGTCAGTGCGACCGAGACGGCCCGTACCGTCGTGGACCTGGCCATCAGGGTCTCCGGGGGATCGAGCTACTTTCGCGGTTCCGAACTGGAACGGCTGTACCGTGACGTACTTGCGGGCATGTTCCATCCCTCGGACGACGAATCGGCACACAACACCGTAGCCAGCGCATGGCTGGGTCCGCTGGACCCCGACGCCTAGGTGGTCCGCTGGAGGCGCCCTAAACGGTTCGCTGGACCTGCGTCACCCGGCGGCGGAGCCAGAAGCGGCGGCCGCCGCCCAGATACAGCACACTGCGTTCCAGCTCCCATTTTCCGTACTCGGAATGTTCGACCAGACGGCGGTGCGCCTCGGGCAGGGAATCGTCAGGACTGACCGTCACCACGAGGTACTCGTACTGCTTGGCGTAGTCCCGTTCCCGCCGGACTGAGCTGTTGAGAAAATGTTC
This genomic window from Arthrobacter sp. EM1 contains:
- a CDS encoding M20/M25/M40 family metallo-hydrolase; this translates as MTEIRPEDEVVRICQELIRIDTSNYGDGSGPGERAAAEYTAGLMTEVGLDAEIFESAPGRASVVTRLAGEDPSAGALVVHGHLDVVPALRDQWSVDPFGAELKDGMIWGRGAVDMKDMDAMILSVLRNFARTGRKPKRDLIFAFFADEEAGGTYGARYAIEKRPELFDGATEAISEVGGFSATIGGQRTYLLQTAEKGISWLRLVAHGRAGHGSQINTDNAVTRLASAVSRIGEYRWPLELTPTTRQFLDGVTELTGVEFDPDDPDKILKELGTVARFVGATLQNTTNPTLLKGGYKHNVIPESAEALIDCRTLPGQEQQVLEIVRELAGKGVDVSYVHNDVSLEVPFAGNLVDAMIDALHSEDPGAKVLPYTLSGGTDNKSLSRLGITGYGFAPLQLPDELDFTGMFHGVDERVPTESLKFGSRVLDTLLTNY
- a CDS encoding acyl-CoA dehydrogenase family protein translates to MRPEDVLSDALLDRIRGRAAGYDRDNAFFHEDLADLAAAGYLKIFVPESDGGFGLGLAAAAALQRRLATAAPATALAINMHLVWTGVAHVLAARGDSSLDYVLKEAGQGEIFAFGNSEPGNDSVLFDSRTTAVPQAGGGYAFTGRKIFTSLSPVWTRLGIFGKDSAAADGAGQLVHGFITRETPGYEILPDWDTLGMRASQSNTTVLADAVVPPERIFRKLPVGPNADPLIFAIFACFETLLAAVYTGIGERALSLGVQAVKRRTSFKNGGRSYAQDPDIRWKVADAAMAMDALYPQLASVATDVDSLADHGGQWFPKLVGLKVSATETARTVVDLAIRVSGGSSYFRGSELERLYRDVLAGMFHPSDDESAHNTVASAWLGPLDPDA
- a CDS encoding DUF5703 family protein, which codes for MKEHFLNSSVRRERDYAKQYEYLVVTVSPDDSLPEAHRRLVEHSEYGKWELERSVLYLGGGRRFWLRRRVTQVQRTV